The DNA sequence GAAAAGATACAAAGGGAAATGGCCCTACCTACCCCTTGATACAAAGCGATTGATCTACTGTTAACGGTTGCAACCTTTTCTTAACTCAAACCACGCCACTACGGTGACGCGTGCGCACATGTCGTACTGCCGAAATATACGTGTTTCCCAAAAGTTTGTTATTAAACACGtctgttattttttccccttccgtACATCGCTAATTTCGTTGACCGGCGGGAATGTAGCGCAAGTACCGCTCAACCAGTCTGTGTTCCTGCCGCGGTGGGGGAATGCACCGTTGGCGTCCAACGCATTGCACGCTTCAGCTCAACTTCCTGCGCCCTAGTGAATGTGGCGAGGGCCAACCTCAGGTTCTGCGAGCGGGAGATGCCTACAGTGGGACGTCCACCATCCGTTATTTGCGCTGCGACTCTAAGAAAGACGAAGGCAGCACCTCACCAGCGGTGGGTTCGCCCACCCGTAACGAGCCGAACGTTGCAATCCCACGCAAAGAGGACGGGCTGCACTTCCACGCCATAACAAACATCCCGCATAGCCTCCCGAAGGCCTTGCCCCTCACGCTGCAATCCATGAAGGTGCAGATGGCATCGCAACGCAGCGGAGCCGCGTCTCTAAAAGTGTTGAAGGTTGTGGACGAAAGCAACAGCATCAGTGAtggtaataaaaataatagtggAACCGGCCCAACTGGGGCGAGTAGGAGCGATAAGCACGTAAAGAACTGCGAGGCACGGAAGCGTGAAAAGCAGTTCctgaagaaaaagcagcgttgcaaaaacagtgatgAGCACAACAGCATGGGAGGAGATGGAAGTTGTGAACAGCAGGCCGACGACCCAGGATCGAAATATGTCTATTTCGAAGGAGGAGCGGACATGCCGGCAGGTTCGACAGTCCTCTTGTCCATAGCATTCACCGGAAGGGTGCAGGCATGGGACCAAGGTGGCATTTACGCCGGGGAgcagagggagggaggggcaGGTTCACGAGTTCTACTCACACATTTTGAGGTTGCCTTGGCTCGCTTGGCTTTTCCATGTCCTGATGATCCACAAGAGTACCGTATCGTATGGCAATTGCAATTACTGCAATTACCGGCGGAGTACAACATGGTGGTGAGCAACACAACTGAGATTACAAAGAAGGCTGTGGGAAGCAGAGGCATGCAGTACTCGTTCGCTCCCATTGGACCACTGCCCGCCTATGTGATTGCCTTCGCTGCCTTCGCAGGAGCAGTTGAGGTGCTAGAAGAAGACTTGCAGCTGCGCGGACTCCCGGCCGTCGAGTACATCGAGCAAACTACTAATGGTAAGAGTCTTTCTGGCCACGATGGTAAGGGCAACCACGCGATGAGGACAGTAACGATGCGGGTTGTCACTCATGCGACGAGCGGGGTGGCTCCACCTGTACTCGCGCAAGTGGCCCACACGGCACGTGATGCCATCCGGCTACTGGAAGACTTTTTCGACTCACCGATACCTCTCCAACAGCTGCCGTTCTGTTCCTCACATTCTTCAAACGACCACTGGGGTAGCGATTATTACTGTTGTGAGTGGCAGCAGTATGGAGGGGGTGAAACACTAACTATTGTCGTCGCACCAACAATGCCGTACATCTCGGGCATGGAGCATCATGGTTGTATCTTTCTTAATGAATCCATCTACAGTCTTACGCAGTCCGTCGGAGGCACAGGTGCCAGAGGAGCATCAAGGTCTAACGCACCGGGTTCCGAGACCGTCGTCGAGGTGGAACGTGTGGAGCTTATCGTGCACGAGCTTGTGCATCATTGGGTGGGGAATGCCCTCGGAATGCCCTTTGTACTCAAAGAGGGCGTCTGTCAGTTAATGGAGCAGTGTCTTGGCGATGTGATTATGGGAAGGCCCATGAGAAAAGTGAGGCCTGCTGCGACGGGTGCCAACACGACAGCGTCTAACATCAACACGGACTCGGCAAAAACGCGGGCGGATGACGCGAATTTGGTAATTGTGGAtgcggaaaagggaaaggagttCACATTCCACTCCTATCAAAAGGCGCTAAACACACTGAGGAATGTGGTGAGCGTTATGGGGTTTAACGTATTCAAGGAGCGGATGCAACGGATGTACGCGTCGGAAGTGCTCGAGGACGCAAGAAGTAAAACCTCGTCGCTTCCACCGTATGTATCAGCAACAAAATTCATGGCCTACATGAATCCGCAAGATGCTGCGCTGTACTGTACGTGAAGATATATGCGAAAAGACGGGGAGTGGATCTGTACCTTTCGTGATTAAACGTTACTAAGGAATGAGGAGTAAATTTGTTGTGCAACTGACGAGGAAGCGCGGTCGGCGGTGCTGGTACGTCCCGCAATGGACAAATGACCGCCAACACGACCGCCGGAGCACATGAACTGCTACTATGCTTCTTTGCTTCGGCAGCCATATCATCGTTGAGGGACTGGAGCCGCCAATGTTCTTGTCCCCTTGGGCGTTGGCGCTCCTTCACCCCTCATCTCCGCCACGTTGCCTCACCTCAACCCCCGCCACCAGGCAAGACGAAACGAAAATGAAGGGTTCGGTAAACACATCACCACCGCTTGTTCCTGTTCTTCGTTCATGATCGTCTGcatttttctccccccttttggcgcactcttcttcatttgtagTTTTGTGCACTTGCTTCCTTCTACCCTCTAAGGACAACACCAGAAGAACGGAATCCAACTGCACCAACTGCGAGACGAAACtgggagaggaggaaaacagcAGACGGCCATGCGACGCAGTGTTGTGACATCTCTTCACACAGCTTCGTTTGCTTCACTCACCAGAGTTGGAGTTTTCAATGTCGCTGCTGTTGCGCATTTAGCGATCCGTTCACAAACAACAATGCACGGGGCACCGGGTAATACTTCCCCAGGGCCCCGACCTCCGGTACAGCAAGGAACAGTTCCAATGCAACATCACCAGCAGATGCATCCATCGGCAGTGGGTGCGGAGGCAGAAGATGACTTTGAGCCTCCATGCAAGCCGTCGGAGCCTCCAAAAATGCTGAAGGTAGACACAAGTGACCGGGGCAT is a window from the Trypanosoma brucei brucei TREU927 chromosome 8, complete sequence genome containing:
- a CDS encoding aminopeptidase, putative; its protein translation is MHRWRPTHCTLQLNFLRPSECGEGQPQVLRAGDAYSGTSTIRYLRCDSKKDEGSTSPAVGSPTRNEPNVAIPRKEDGLHFHAITNIPHSLPKALPLTLQSMKVQMASQRSGAASLKVLKVVDESNSISDGNKNNSGTGPTGASRSDKHVKNCEARKREKQFLKKKQRCKNSDEHNSMGGDGSCEQQADDPGSKYVYFEGGADMPAGSTVLLSIAFTGRVQAWDQGGIYAGEQREGGAGSRVLLTHFEVALARLAFPCPDDPQEYRIVWQLQLLQLPAEYNMVVSNTTEITKKAVGSRGMQYSFAPIGPLPAYVIAFAAFAGAVEVLEEDLQLRGLPAVEYIEQTTNGKSLSGHDGKGNHAMRTVTMRVVTHATSGVAPPVLAQVAHTARDAIRLLEDFFDSPIPLQQLPFCSSHSSNDHWGSDYYCCEWQQYGGGETLTIVVAPTMPYISGMEHHGCIFLNESIYSLTQSVGGTGARGASRSNAPGSETVVEVERVELIVHELVHHWVGNALGMPFVLKEGVCQLMEQCLGDVIMGRPMRKVRPAATGANTTASNINTDSAKTRADDANLVIVDAEKGKEFTFHSYQKALNTLRNVVSVMGFNVFKERMQRMYASEVLEDARSKTSSLPPYVSATKFMAYMNPQDAALYCT